The segment CAGACCGCTGATGTGTGACTTAAATCACGAAAATATTTTCTGTTAATGTAACTTTCATTATTTATAGTGAAATTACTCACATATTTATCGCGTCTGCTGACGTAAAGTGGCGCGCATATCCCTATATCTACCAGGAGTCTGTTATGGCCCAGTCTGACGTTTTCCACCTTGGCATCACCAAAGCCAGCCTGAAAGGAGCCACACTGGCCATCGTTCCCGGTGACCCGGAGCGCGTGAAGAAAATTGCGGCGTTGATGGACAACCCGCAACATCTGGCGTCGCACCGTGAATTCACCACTTATCTGGCTGAACTGGAGGGGAAACCGGTGGTGGTGTGCTCCACCGGCATCGGCGGACCGTCCACCTCAATTGCCGTCGAAGAACTGGCGCAACTCGGCGTGCGCACCTTCCTGCGCGTGGGCACCACCGGCGCGATTCAGCCGGGCATCAATGTCGGTGACGTGTTGGTCACCACCGCATCAGTACGCCTGGACGGTGCCAGCCTGCATTTCGCACCGATGGAGTTCCCGGCAGTAGCCGATTTCACCTGCACCACGGCGCTGGTGGCGGCGGCGGAAGCCTGTGGCGCAAAAACCCATATCGGCATCACCGCGTCGTCAGATACCTTCTATCCCGGCCAGGAACGTTACGACACTTTTTCCGGGCGCGTGGTCAGCCGCTTCCAGGGTTCCATGAAAGAGTGGCAGCAGATGGGTGTCCTCAACTATGAGATGGAATCCGCTACACTGTTAACCATGTGCGCCAGCCAGGGGCTGCGAGCCGGTATGGTGGCGGGTGTCATCGTGAACCGTACGCAGAAGGAGATCCCGGATGCGGCGACCATGAAACAAACCGAAAGCGATGCGGTGAAAATTGTCGTTGAAGCTGCGCGCCGGTTAATGTAGCGCGCCCGGCAGCGGGCTATGGTTCGCTGCCCGTTAAGGATGCGCGCAAGTTCAGCGGATTACTGAGAGTCGTTTATGCGCAAAACTGTTGCTGTTCAACGCCCGGCCTTTATGACCAACCCGGTAGCGATGCAATCCCGTGTCGAAGGTGCGGCCGCGCGCTTCCGTCAGGCGATGGCGGCGGCGGATTATCCCGCCGCCCGCCGCTGCTGTGAAGACGTGCTGCGTGTGATGCCACATAACATGCAGGTGTTAAGTGACTACGCGTTGACTTTGATGCGCACCGGTGATTACAACAAGTCCTACAAAACCTACCTGAAAATCTATCAAGCCTCCGCCGACCAGCGGGCACAGGCGTCTGAAACCTGGCTGGATGGCCTGACTGAAGTGTGCGGCTGGCTCAATAAAGCGGATGAGGTGGCGCGTTACGGGCTGGAATCGTTGCAGCAATCTGATGCGAAGTTCAGTACCGGGCAGAAGCACCCGATCCCGGCTGATGCACCACCGGCTTTTGATGCCAGCAAGCCCCAGGAAAATATCATCGCCTTTAGCCTGTATGGCAATCAGCCGCGATATTGCGAAACCCTGATTAAAAACGTTGAGGTAGCACGCGAACTCTACCCGGCCTGGACCTGTCGCGTTTATCTGGATGACAGCGTACCGCAGCATGTCTGGCAACGTTTGCAGCAGCCTGATGTGCAACTGGTCGACATGTCTGAGGAAAAAACGTTGTTCCCGACGTTGTGGCGTTTCCTGGTGATCGACGACCCCAACGTCAAACGCTTCATCGTACGTGATGCCGACTCACTCCTTTCTGAACGTGAAGTGGCCGCAGTCGATGCCTGGCTGCATTCGCCTTACTGGTTCCATCATATGCGCGACTATTTTACCCACACCGAGTTGCTGCTGGCGGGGATGTGGGGAGGTTGTCATGGCGTATTCAGCCAGGTGGAACAACAGATGCGGGATTTCATCGCTGAGTATCAGGGCAGCGAACGTTTTACCGACCAGTTCTTTCTGAAACGGGCGCTGTGGCCGACAGTACGTAACAGCATCCTTAATCACGACGATATTTTCCGTTTTCATCATGCTCAGGCGTGGCCCGCACATCCTCCAATCCGCTGGCAGACGGACAAGTTTCATGTCGGCAGCAATGCCGGGTTTTCCAGCATGGCGGGGAAAGCCAGCGTGGCGGATGCCGAGTGGCAGCAGGTTACACTCACCTGGGCCGGGCAAAGCTGGAGCTATCCGGCCAGAGTGCGCAACGGCGAATGGGAACTACCGATGCCATTTTTCCTGATAGAGGCGTGGAAAGCAGGTGAGTTAACGGTGCAGACGTTATAAGCCGCTATCCGGCAGAATTGTCTGGACATTCATACAGTACGCCTCTACCTTTTCCCTCAGCGAGACGATCCGCGGGGGAATTATGGATCAGCAACTTATCATCATTAGTGGCGCATTGGCGTTGGCCGGTTTTGGCATCGGCTGGATTGTGGCGCAGATGCGAGCCGGTCATCAACAGGCCAGCTTCTTAACGGAACGCCGCTTATCTGAAGAGGCGCAACTGCGTCAGCAGCAGCAACTGGAGCTGGCACAGCAGCAGGTGCAATTGCGCGAGCAGGAACTACGCCAGCTGCACGGTGCGTTGAGCGGTGCACAGGAGCGCCTGCAACAACTCGATTACTGGCGCGGCGAAAGCGAACAGCTCAGCCGTGAACTGCGCAATCAGCTGGAGGTGAACAGCGCGCAGGAAGCCGAATTGCGTGAAGTCACCATCCGCCTTGAAGAGACACGCTTTGCCGCTGAGGAGAAACAGCGTCTGCTGACCAACAGCGAACAGCGCCTGAGCGCCCAATTCGAAAATCTTGCCAATCGCATCTTCGAAAACAGCGGTCGTCGTGTTGATGAACAAAACCGCCAAAGCCTGAACAGCCTGATTGGTCCGCTGCGCGAGCAACTGGACGGATTTCGTCGTCAGGTGACAGACAGCTTCGGCCAGGAAGCGCGCGAACGTCACACGCTGGCGCATGAGATCCGTCAGCTGCAACAACTGAATGCGCAGATGGCGCAGGAAGCCATCAACCTTACCAAAGCCCTGAAAGGCGACAATAAAATCCAGGGGAACTGGGGCGAAGTGGTGCTTGGCCGAGTGCTGGAGGCTTCCGGCCTGCGCGAAGGCCATGAGTATGAAACCCAGGTCAGCGTGCAGCTGGAATCGCAGGGCAGGATGCAACCGGATGTGATCGTACGTCTGCCGCAGGGCAAAGATGTGGTGATTGACGCCAAAATGACGCTCATCGCCTATGAGCGCTACTTCAATGCCGAGGATGAAGCCACGCGCGAGCAGGCGATTCAGGAGCACATCAACGCGGTGCGCGGTCATATTCGCCTGTTGGGGCGAAAAGATTATCAACAATTGCCCGGTTTACGCTCTCTGGATTATGTGTTGATGTTTATCCCGGTTGAACCGGCCTTTCTGCTGGCGATCGATCGTCAGCCGGAGCTGATCAGCGAAGCGTTGCAGCAGAACATCATGCTGGTCAGTCCCACGACGTTGCTGGTGGCGCTGCGCACCATCAACAACCTGTGGCGTTATGAGCATCAAAGTCGCAACGCCCAGCGTATTGCTGACCGCGCCGCGCGCTTGTACGACAAAATGCGGCTGTTTGTCGATGACATGAGCGGCATCGGTCACAACCTGGATAAAGCGCAACAAAGTTATCATCTGGCGATGAAAAAGCTGGCGGAGGGGCGTGGCAATCTGATTGCGCAAAGTGAAGCCTTTCGTTCGCTGGGTGTGGAGATCAAGCGTCCGATTAATCCGCAGCTGGTGGCCCAGGCACAGCCGGAGGAGTCTGATAATGATTGGGCCGATGATGAGCAGCCTGATGAAAAAACAACAGATTCTTCCGCCGCTTCCCTGCGCCGTATCAACGAATAACGCGCCGGTCGCGTGCCCGGCCAGCGCAACTCTGATACACTTCGCGAAGTATTGTTTGTGGAACAGGTAAAACCCATGGCAGATGAATCACAGCAGGAAACTACCCACTTTGGCTTTCAGACCGTCGCCAAAAGCGAAAAGGCAGATAAAGTCGCCGACGTGTTTCACTCCGTAGCGGCAAAATATGACCTGATGAACGATCTGATGTCGTTTGGCATCCATCGTGTCTGGAAGCGTTTCACCATCGACAGCAGCGGCGTTCGCCGTGGGCAGCGCGTGTTGGACCTCGCCGGTGGTACGGGCGATCTGACGGCAAAATTTTCCCGTCTGGTGGGCGAAACGGGCCAGGTGGTGCTGGCGGATATCAACAGCTCAATGCTGAAGATGGGCCGCGAGAAACTGCGTAATCTTGGCATTTCCGGCAACGTCAGCTATGTGCAGGCGAATGCCGAAGCGTTGCCATTCCCGGATAACTATTTCGATTGCATCACCATCTCTTTCGGTCTGCGTAACGTAACCGAGAAAGAGAAAGCGCTGGCATCGATGTTCCGCGTGCTGAAACCGGGTGGCCGTCTGCTGGTGCTGGAGTTCTCCAAACCGTTGCTGGAACCGCTCAGCAAAGCCTACGATGCTTACTCGTTCCATATTCTGCCGCGCATTGGTCAACTGGTGGCGAAGGATGCAGAAAGCTATCGCTATCTGGCGGAATCCATCCGTATGCATCCCGATCAGGAAACCCTGAAGGCGATGATGAATGACGTCGGTTTCGAAAATACCACTTACTTCAACATGACTGGCGGCATTGTCGCGCTGCATCGCGGCTTTAAGTTCTGACAAATCATGGCGATGACTTTCACTCCTTTGATTACTGGCGGTCTTGAGACCGCCCTGAATCGTGTTTTATACCGCGATCGCAGCCTGAAAGCCGCGCGTCAGCGTCTGGCGGGTAAGGTGCTGATGCTGCGCTTGCAGGAACTCTCCTTCCCGCTGGTGCTGGTGTTCAGCGAAAACCAGCTGGATGTGCTGAGTGACTGGCAGGACAGCAGCGATTGCACTGTCAGTTTACGTTTCAGCACCTTGCCGAAATTACGTGACCGCCAGCAACTCACCAGCCTGATTCGCAGCGGCGAACTGGAAGTGGAAGGCGACTTGCAGGTGGTGCAGCAATTCTCGGCGTTAATGGATTTAGCGGAGCTGGATCCGGCGGAATATCTCGCGCCGTGGATTGGCGATATCGCCGCACAAGGTATTAGCCAGGCTGCACAGCGGGCGCTGACCTTTGTTAAACACGAGGTTACGCGTCGCCAGGATTATCTTGGTCAGACGCTGACGGAAGAGTGGCGACTGGCTCCGGGTGCGCTGGAACTGGCCTGGTTTTGCGAGGAAGTGGAAGCGATGGACCGTTCGCTTGATGCGCTTGAGGCGCGTTTAGCACAGCTGGAGGCGAAATGACGCTGGGAGAAATTCGGCGCTTATATTTTATTGTTAAGGTCTTTCTCACCTATGGCCTTGATGAACTGATCCCACACATGCGCATCACGCTGCCGCTGCGTTTATGGCGGCGCTGCATTTTCTGGCTCCCCAACAAACACAAAAGCGAATCAATGGGCGTGCGTATCCGTCTGGCGATGGAGCAGTTGGGTCCGGTGTGGATCAAATTTGGTCAGATGCTGTCAACGCGTCGTGACCTGTTTCCTCCGGCGATTGCAGATGAACTGGCGATTTTGCAGGACCGCGTCGCACCGTTCGATGGTGTAAAAGCCAAAGCGCAGATCGAGAAAGCAATTGGCGGCCCGGTTGAAACCTGGTTCGACGATTTTGAAATCACCCCGCTGGCGTCAGCGTCAATTGCTCAGGTTCATACCGCGACGCTAAAAGAGAATGGCCGCGAAGTGGTGATCAAGGTTATCCGTCCCGATATCTTGCCGGTGATCAAAGCGGATATGAAGCTGATCTACCGTCTGGCGCGCTGGGTACCGCGTTTGTTGCCGGATGGACGCCGTCTGCGCCCGCTAGAAGTGGTGCGCGACTATGAAAAAACCCTGATTGATGAACTCAATTTGTTGCGTGAGGCAGCAAATGCCATCCAGCTGCGCCGTAACTTTGATCAGAGCCACATGCTGTATGTCCCGGAGATTTTCTCCGACTATTGCAGTGAATCGATGTTGGTGATGGAGCGCATTTACGGCATCCCGATTTCTGATGTCGCGACGCTGGAGCAACATGGCGTCAATATGAAACTGCTGGCCGAGCGTGGCGTGCAGGTGTTCTTTACCCAGGTGTTCCGCGACAGTTTCTTCCATGCCGATATGCATCCCGGCAACATCTTCGTCAGCTATGACCACCCGGAAGACCCGCAATATATCGGTATCGACTGCGGTATCGTTGGCTCACTGAACAAAGAAGACAAGCGCTACCTGGCGGAGAACTTTATCGCCTTCTTCAACCGCGATTACCGCAAAGTGGCGGAACTGCACGTTGATTCTGGCTGGGTACCGCCAGATACCAATGTGGAAGATTTTGAGTTCGCGATTCGTACCGTATGTGAACCCATTTTCGAGAAGCCGCTGGCGGAGATCTCCTTTGGCCATGTGCTGCTTAATCTGTTCAACACTGCGCGTCGCTTCAACATGGAAGTGCAGCCGCAACTGGTGCTGTTACAAAAAACGCTGCTGTATATTGAAGGCATTGGTCGCCAACTCTATCCGCAGCTCGATTTGTGGAAAACCGCGAAGCCCTTCCTGGAAGACTGGATTAAAGATCAAATCGGTATTCCGGCGATCCTGCGTGCCGTGAAAGATAAAGCCCCATTCTGGGCCGAGAAACTGCCGGAGCTGCCGGAGCTGTTCTACGACAGCATGCGTCAGCATAAATTGTTGCAGCACAGCGTCGATAAACTGGTCACGGATATGAACGCGCAACGCAGCCGACATCATCAGGCGCGTTATCTGTTCGGGGTAGGGGCTACACTGTTATTAAGTGGCACCGCAGTGCTGCTGAGTCGGCCTGACTGGGATTTCTTCCCGGCGATATTAATGGCCGCAGGCATCGTGACCTGGCTGATAGGCTGGCGCAAGACAAACTGATTGTCAGCCAGATCTAAAACGCGTAATGTCGCAGGCTAAGGCCCGAAATCATATGGGCTTTCTGTGTGTTACATACGACAGTTTTTCACAGAATATTAGAGGCATATCTCATGGGCGGTATCAGTATTTGGCAATTGTTAATCATTGCCGTCATTGTTGTACTTCTGTTCGGTACCAATAAGCTACGCAATCTGGGTTCGGATTTAGGTTCTTCCATTCGTGGTTTCAAAAAAGCTATGAGTGATGAAGACGAAAAAAAGGATCAACCGAAGGAGCAGGACGCTGACTTCAACGCCAAAACCCTGGCAGATAAACAGCAAACCTCGGCAAGTAAAGACGACGCCAGGAACGACAAGCAGGTATAACCGTGTTCGACATTGGTTTTAGTGAACTGGTATTGGTGTTCGTTATCGGGCTGATTGTTCTCGGCCCGCAACGATTACCGGTTGCGGTAAAAACCGTAGTGGGCTGGATTCGGGCGATTCGCTCGCTGGCGGCTAACGTACAGCATGAACTGGCGCAGGAACTGAAACTGCAGGAGCTGCAAGATAGCCTGAAGAAGGTGGAAGAAGCGGGCCGTGGCACGCTGTCACCGGAACTGAAAGAATCGATGGAAGAGCTGCGTAAAACCGCTGACTCCATGAAACGTTCTTATCAGCAGAGCATCGATGTAGAGAAAGCGGAAGATGAAGCCAATACCATTCATACGCCGCCGCCTGTTGCTCCTGCATCGCCGGTAACACCCGCGACAGCGGAACATCAGGCCAGTGCTCCGGCGCAGACGCCGCAAACCGCGCCGTCTGCCGTGGAGCAGTCCGATTCCGCCAGTGCATCTCACAGCACAGCGCCAACCGACCCGCAGGTGATGAACGATAAACATGGCCGTTGAAGATACCCAACCGCTCATCAGCCATCTGATTGAGCTGCGTAAACGTCTGTTAAACTGCATCATCGCGGTATTTGTCATCTTCCTGGCGCTGATTTACTTCGCCAACGACATCTACCATATGGTGGCAGAGCCGTTAATTAGCCAGATGCCCGCCGGTGCCAGCATGATCGCCACCGAAGTTGCGTCGCCTTTCTTTGCCCCGATTAAACTCACCATCATTGTGTCGGTGTTTCTTGCCGTGCCGGTGATTCTGTATCAGGTATGGGCCTTTATTGCACCGGCGCTCTACCGTCATGAGCGCCGGCTGGTGATGCCACTGTTGTTCTCCAGCACCTTTTTGTTTTACGTCGGCGTGGCATTTGCTTACTTCGTCGTGTTCCCACTGGCGTTTGGCTTCTTTGCCAAAACTGCGCCGCAGGGTGTGCAAATCGCCACGGATATCACCCACTATCTCGACTTCGTCATGACCCTGTTCCTGGCGTTTGGGGTCGCGTTTGAGGTGCCGGTCGTGATTGTGCTGCTGTGCTGGACTGGAATCACCACGCCGGAAGACCTGAAAAAGAAACGTCCATATATTCTGGTTGGCGCATTCGTTGTTGGGATGTTGCTCACACCACCGGATGTTTTCTCACAAACTTTGCTCGCTATTCCGATGTACTGCCTGTTTGAAGTCGGCGTATTCTTCTCCCGTTACTATGTGGGGAAAGGACGCAAGGCGGAGTCAGAATCGGTGGACGAGGAAAATCACACCGAATCCTGATGCTTTCTTGCAGCAGATCCCGTGTGCGAGCGGGATGACGATAAATCTAAACCGCCCACCCGTTGGGCGGTTTTTTTATTTGGGAAGAAACATGTTTGATATCGGTGTAAACCTGACCAGCACGCAATTTGCGAAAGATCGCGAACAGGTCGTAGCGCGTGCGCGCGAAGCAGGCGTCACCGGCCTGTTAATTACCGGCACCAACGCACTGGAAAGCCAACAGGCGCAGCGGCTGGCGGCACTGCATCCAGGCTACTGCTGGTCAACTGCGGGTGTTCATCCGCACCATGCCAGCGCATGGTCAGCGGAAACCGCCAATACCCTGCGTCGTCTGGCGGAGAGTGAGCAGGTGGTGGCGATTGGCGAATGCGGGCTGGATTTTAACCGCAACTTTTCGGCGCATGATCAGCAGGAATACGCCTTCGATGCACAACTTCAGTTGGCCGCCGAGCTGCAATTACCGGTTTTCCTGCATTGCCGTGAAGCGCACGCGCGTTTCGCTGCGATCCTCCAACCCTGGCTGCCGAAACTGGTCGGGGCGGTGGCTCACTGCTTTACCGGTACCCGTGAGGAGCTGGAATCCTGTCTGGCGATGGGACTGTCGATTGGCATTACCGGTTGGGTGTGCGACGAACGGCGTGGCATGGAGCTGCGGGAGCTGCTGCCGTTGATCCCGGCAGAACGTCTGCTGCTGGAAACCGACGCGCCGTATTTGCTGCCGCGGGATATGCATCCGCGTCCGACCTCGCGCCGCAACGAACCCTGTTTTCTGCCGCACATCGTGCAGCAGGTGGCGTTATGGCGTAATGAGGCGGCAGAGACGTTGGGCGCGCAGGTAGTCGCTAATGCGCGTCAGTTGTTCAGGCTGGCTTAGGCTTTACGGAACTGTTTGTTATCCACACTGCGCATTACCTGTTTATTCAGCAGGTTAAGCAGCAGGATTGAGCGGGTTTCACCATCCGGCTCGGCAAAAATGGCACGCAGACCTTCAAAGGTGCCTTCGGTGATGATCACTTCATCACCGACTTGTGGCGTCTCTGGATCGATCAGGATCTGAGGCGCATCACTTTGCAGCGCTTCGATCACCTCATAGGGTACCGTAGCTGGCATCGTGCCGAAGCGAACAAAGTGGCTGACGCCACGCGTGCTGCTGATGGTGGTGGTGTGAATCGCTTCCGGATCGAACTCGATAAACAGATAGTTGGGAAACAGTGGCTCACTCACGGTGGTACGTTTACCACGAACGATTTTCTCCAGCGCAATCATTGGGCTGAGACAATTCACTGCCTGCCGCTCAAGATGTTCTTTCGCGCGCAACAGTTGTCCACGTTTGCAATAGAGTAAGTACCAGGATTCCATAACTGCTCCCAAAGAATGGACGCTAAGAATAGCAAACCTGCTGTCAGAGTTATAGCGCATCAGCCGGGGGAAACGCAGCCGCGAAACAAATTTCACTACGATTTTTCTGAGTCTTAACCCTTTAATGACGTTTATCGCAAGAAAATTGACGTCTGGCGATAATCTGTATCAGACTCCTTCTCCATCTTATGAATGAAAAGGACCGTCTGATGGAACTGTTCCTGTTAAGTAATGGCAAGCTGGCCGATGATGCGCCGTTGTTGAGCTACGCCCACCCGCAGCTGCATGCGATGATTGCGCAACGCGGTATTACCTCCGCCGTACTGGTGCCTTACGCGATTATTCGTGGTGATCATGCCCAGCGCGCGCAGGATCTCAGTGACTCTCTCGGTATCCAGGTGCGTACCGTGCATGAGTTCGACTCACCGCTGGCTGCCATTGAACAGGCAGAGTTGATTCTGGTCAGCGGCGGTAACACCTGGCTGCTCAATCAAATGCTGCATGAGCATGGGTTAATTGTGGCGATTCAGCGCGCGGTGCGTGAACGTCAGGTGCCTTATGTTGGCTGGAGTGCCGGATGCAATGTGGCAACCCCGTCGATCCGTACCACCAATGATATGCCGGTGCGTAGCAGCGTGGTCTTGCCTGCGCTGGGACTGTTTCCGGTGCAAATCAACCCACATTATCTCGATGCGCACGTCAGCGGCCATATGGGCGAAACCCGTGATGAACGGCTGGCGGAGTTTTGTGCGGTCAACCCGCATGAGTCGGTGATTGCCTTACGTGAAGGCAGCTTCTTGCACGTTAGCGAAAATTGTCTGCGTTATTACAGCGCGCGTGGGGAAGATTTTAAGGTGTTCCGCCACGGCGAGCCGATCGCCGCCTTCCATGACGTGCTGGCGCTGCAATCGTTGGTGCCTTTTTCCTGTCAGCCCGCCTGACGCAGAAACCTCAACATGCCCGCAGAATCGGCCCTATAATGGCCGATTCCTCTGGGCTGGAAGTTAACCCTACATGAAATATCAGGATTTACGTGATTTCCTTGCGCTGCTGGAGCAGCGGGGCGAGTTAAAACGCATCTCTCAGGCGATCGATCCCGAACTGGAGATGACCGAAATTGCCGACCGCACTCTGCGTGCCGGTGGCCCGGCGCTGCTGTTTGAAAACCCGAAAGGTTATGACATGCCGGTGCTGTGCAACCTGTTTGGTACGCCCAAGCGCGTGGCAATGGGCATGGGCCAGGAAGATGTCAGCGCACTGCGCGAAGTGGGTAAACTGCTGGCGTTTCTTAAAGAGCCTGAGCCGCCGAAAGGTTTTCGCGATCTGTTCGACAAGATGCCGCAGTTTAAGCAGGTGCTGAACATGCCAACCAAGCGGTTGCGTAATGCGCCGTGCCAGGAAGAAGTGTTTAGCGGTGACGAGGTCGATTTATCGCGCATCCCGGTAATGAAATGCTGGCCGGACGACGCCGCGCCGTTAATTACCTGGGGTTTAACCGTCACGCGTGGACCGCATAAAGAGCGGCAGAATCTCGGCATCTATCGTCAGCAGGTGATTGGCAAAAACCGTCTGATCATGCGCTGGTTATCACATCGCGGTGGCGCACTCGATTTTCAGGAGTGGTGCAAAGCCCATCCCGGCGAACGTTTCCCGGTTGCGGTGGCTCTGGGGGCGGATCCCGCCACCATCCTCGGCGCAGTGACGCCGGTGCCGGATACGTTGTCCGAATACGCCTTCGCGGGCCTGCTGCGCGGCAATAAAACCGAAGTGGTGAAGTGCCTCTCCAACGACCTGGAAGTACCCGCCAGCGCTGAAATTGTGCTGGAAGGCTACATCGAACCCGGCGACATGGCCCCTGAAGGTCCGTACGGCGACCACACCGGCTACTACAATGAAGTAGATAGCTTCCCGGTGTTTACCGTGACGCACATAACGCAACGTCGTAACCCGATTTATCACTCAACCTATACCGGCCGTCCACCGGATGAACCGGCAGTGTTGGGGGTGGCGCTGAACGAAGTGCTGGTGCCGATTCTGATTAAGCAGTTCCCGGAGATTGTGGATTTTTATCTGCCGCCGGAAGGGTGTTCGTATCGGCTGGCCGTGGTGACCATGAAAAAACAGTACGCTGGTCATGCCAAGCGCGTGATGTTTGGCGTCTGGTCGTTCCTGCGGCAGTTCATGTACACCAAATTTGTTATTGTGTGTGACGATGACGTCAATGCGCGTGACTGGAACGATGTGATCTGGGCCATTACCACCCGTATGGATCCGGCGCGTGACACGGTGCTGGTGGAAAATACGCCGATCGATTATCTCGATTTTGCGTCACCGGTTTCCGGGCTGGGTTCGAAGATGGGCCTCGATGCCACCAATAAATGGCCGGGCGAAACCACGCGTGAGTGGGGCACACCGATTGTGAAAGATCCGGCGGTCACGGCGCGTATCGACGCCATTTGGGATGAGTTAGGCATTTTTGCCGAGCCGCCACAGCGCTGATGGCGGCGAGCAAACCATAAAAACAAACGACCCGACAGAGGGAACGCATGACAACGTTAAGCTGCAAAGTGACTTCGGTTGAAGCAATTACGGATACCGTCTACCGCGTCCGTTTGATCCCGGAAGCGGATTTTAGCTTTCGTGCCGGACAGTACCTGATGGTGGTGATGGATGAGCGCGATAAGCGTCCCTTTTCCCTCGCCTCTACGCCGATGGAAAAAGACATCATTGAGCTGCATATCGGTGCCTCTGAGTTGAATCTCTATGCGATGGCGGTGATGGAGCGTATCCAGAACCAGCGTGAAATTACCGTGGATATGCCGCACGGCGATGCCTGGCTGCGCGAAGAGAGCGATCGTCCCATCATCCTGATTGCCGGCGGTACCGGTTTCTCCTACGCCCGCTCCATTCTGCTGACCGCGCTGGCGCAGCAGCCCGATCGTGATATCGCCATTTACTGGGGCGGCCGCGAACTCACGCATTTGTACGATCTTGACGAACTGAATGCGCTGGCGGTGAAACACCCACATCTGAAGGTGATTCCAGTGGTGGAGCAGCCGGGAGCAGGTTGGCAGGGACGTACCGGGACGGTGCTGACGGCAGTGATGCAGGACTACGCCACGCTAAGTGGGCACGATATCTATATTGCAGGCCGGTTTGAAATGGCGAAGATTGCCCGCGAGCGCTTCTGCGCGGAACGCGGTGCGCTGGAAGCGCAGATGTACGGCGATGCCTTTGCCTTTATCTGATAGCGGCTAAGCCATCGTAGCGGCGCGATTTATCGCGCAATTTTGTGCGAGCTGGCAGAAAAATCCGCGCGATAAATCGCGCAGCTACGTGGGTATGTGTGGGTTGCATAAGGCAAAAAAGCCCGCCCGAAAGGGCGGGAAATCATGCAGGTGGTCAACGTATTAAAGGCGTTCGAATACCGTGGCGATGCCCTGGCCTAAACCGATACACATGGTGGCCAGGCCAAACTGCGCATCCCGACGTTCCATCAGATTCAACAACGTGGTGCTGATTCGTGCCCCGGAACATCCCAACGGGTGGCCAAGCGCAATCGCGCCACCATTCAGATTGACCTTCTCATCCATCAGCTCCAGCAGGCTCAAATCTTTCAGGCATGGTAACGTCTGGGCGGCGAAGGCTTCGTTCAATTCAAACAGATCAATATCTTGTACGGTTAAACCGGCACGCTTTAGCGCCAGCTTACTGGCCGGGACCGGACCGTATCCCATAATCGATGGATCGCAGCCCACTACCGCCATGCTGCGAATACGCGCACGCGGCGTCAGGCCAAGCTCGCGCGCACGGCTTTCGCTCATGATCAGCATCGCGGCCGCGCCATCGGAAAGGGCGGAGGAGCTA is part of the Pantoea phytobeneficialis genome and harbors:
- the tatC gene encoding Sec-independent protein translocase subunit TatC, coding for MAVEDTQPLISHLIELRKRLLNCIIAVFVIFLALIYFANDIYHMVAEPLISQMPAGASMIATEVASPFFAPIKLTIIVSVFLAVPVILYQVWAFIAPALYRHERRLVMPLLFSSTFLFYVGVAFAYFVVFPLAFGFFAKTAPQGVQIATDITHYLDFVMTLFLAFGVAFEVPVVIVLLCWTGITTPEDLKKKRPYILVGAFVVGMLLTPPDVFSQTLLAIPMYCLFEVGVFFSRYYVGKGRKAESESVDEENHTES
- the pepE gene encoding dipeptidase PepE produces the protein MELFLLSNGKLADDAPLLSYAHPQLHAMIAQRGITSAVLVPYAIIRGDHAQRAQDLSDSLGIQVRTVHEFDSPLAAIEQAELILVSGGNTWLLNQMLHEHGLIVAIQRAVRERQVPYVGWSAGCNVATPSIRTTNDMPVRSSVVLPALGLFPVQINPHYLDAHVSGHMGETRDERLAEFCAVNPHESVIALREGSFLHVSENCLRYYSARGEDFKVFRHGEPIAAFHDVLALQSLVPFSCQPA
- the rfaH gene encoding transcription/translation regulatory transformer protein RfaH produces the protein MESWYLLYCKRGQLLRAKEHLERQAVNCLSPMIALEKIVRGKRTTVSEPLFPNYLFIEFDPEAIHTTTISSTRGVSHFVRFGTMPATVPYEVIEALQSDAPQILIDPETPQVGDEVIITEGTFEGLRAIFAEPDGETRSILLLNLLNKQVMRSVDNKQFRKA
- the ubiB gene encoding ubiquinone biosynthesis regulatory protein kinase UbiB, which translates into the protein MTLGEIRRLYFIVKVFLTYGLDELIPHMRITLPLRLWRRCIFWLPNKHKSESMGVRIRLAMEQLGPVWIKFGQMLSTRRDLFPPAIADELAILQDRVAPFDGVKAKAQIEKAIGGPVETWFDDFEITPLASASIAQVHTATLKENGREVVIKVIRPDILPVIKADMKLIYRLARWVPRLLPDGRRLRPLEVVRDYEKTLIDELNLLREAANAIQLRRNFDQSHMLYVPEIFSDYCSESMLVMERIYGIPISDVATLEQHGVNMKLLAERGVQVFFTQVFRDSFFHADMHPGNIFVSYDHPEDPQYIGIDCGIVGSLNKEDKRYLAENFIAFFNRDYRKVAELHVDSGWVPPDTNVEDFEFAIRTVCEPIFEKPLAEISFGHVLLNLFNTARRFNMEVQPQLVLLQKTLLYIEGIGRQLYPQLDLWKTAKPFLEDWIKDQIGIPAILRAVKDKAPFWAEKLPELPELFYDSMRQHKLLQHSVDKLVTDMNAQRSRHHQARYLFGVGATLLLSGTAVLLSRPDWDFFPAILMAAGIVTWLIGWRKTN
- the tatA gene encoding Sec-independent protein translocase subunit TatA; amino-acid sequence: MGGISIWQLLIIAVIVVLLFGTNKLRNLGSDLGSSIRGFKKAMSDEDEKKDQPKEQDADFNAKTLADKQQTSASKDDARNDKQV
- the tatD gene encoding 3'-5' ssDNA/RNA exonuclease TatD — its product is MFDIGVNLTSTQFAKDREQVVARAREAGVTGLLITGTNALESQQAQRLAALHPGYCWSTAGVHPHHASAWSAETANTLRRLAESEQVVAIGECGLDFNRNFSAHDQQEYAFDAQLQLAAELQLPVFLHCREAHARFAAILQPWLPKLVGAVAHCFTGTREELESCLAMGLSIGITGWVCDERRGMELRELLPLIPAERLLLETDAPYLLPRDMHPRPTSRRNEPCFLPHIVQQVALWRNEAAETLGAQVVANARQLFRLA
- the tatB gene encoding Sec-independent protein translocase protein TatB gives rise to the protein MFDIGFSELVLVFVIGLIVLGPQRLPVAVKTVVGWIRAIRSLAANVQHELAQELKLQELQDSLKKVEEAGRGTLSPELKESMEELRKTADSMKRSYQQSIDVEKAEDEANTIHTPPPVAPASPVTPATAEHQASAPAQTPQTAPSAVEQSDSASASHSTAPTDPQVMNDKHGR